The genomic region CTGGTGTCAGAATCCGCTTCTGATCGTTTGCTTCGGCCCATTTAGGGCGAATGCCCGGAATCACGGTGACAAACTCCTCCCCGCAAGCCTCACGAATGGCAGGCAGCTCATGCCCCGATGCGACAACCCCGTCCAGTCCCGCCGCTTGCGCCAATTTTGCATACCGGATCACGGCTGCTTCCACCGTTCCCGGTATGCCAATCTGATTGTTCATGGTTTGCTGGTCCGTACTGGTTAACTGCGTGACGGCTATGACAAGGGGCGGTTCAGCCCCCGTAGCTTGAGCCGCTGCGACGGATGCCTCCTTCGCCCGTTTCATCATTTCCATACCGCCTGCTGCGTGGACGTTCATCATGGAGACACCCAGGCTGGTGGCGGATTTGGCTGCTCCTGCAACGGTGTTGGGTATATCATGAAATTTCAGATCAAGGAACACCTTGCATCCCTCCGCATGCAATCTCTCCAGGATCACAGGTCCGGTTTTATAAAAGAGCTGCATGCCCACCTTATAGGAGCGAAGAGTGTCACCCAATTGGTCCACCATCCGCAAAGCTTCATCCATGAAGTCAAAATCAAGCGCAACATAAAGTCGCTCGGTCAGTCGTTCATTTCTCATGCATCCACACCCACAACCTGCGTAATATGAGTAAATCCGTCCCGCTTCATCAGTTCAAGCAACCGTTTATTGATTGCCTTCACAATGCCGGGTCCTTCATAGATCATGCCCGTGTACACCTGCACAAGACTCGCTCCGGCGCGAATTTTTTCATAGGCATCCTCACCTGTAAAGATCCCGCCTACTCCAATGATTGGGACTTGACCGCCCACATGCCGGTAGATTTCCCGAATCCATTCCGTTGAACGCTTTGTAAGCGGACGTCCGCTCAAGCCCCCGGCCTGCTCTGCAAAAGCTTTGGATTGCAAGCCTTCTCTGGAGAGAGTGGTATTCGTCGCAATAAGGCCTGAGATCCCTTCCGAAACCGCTGCTTGAACCACATCCCGCATTTGCTCCTTTGTCATGTCAGGAGCCACTTTCAGGAGAATGGGTTTTGCCCCGGCTCCCTTCCGTTCAAGTTCATTTGCTTTTGTGCGGATTGCCCGCAACAGTTGACGCAAATTCTCGGTTGCCTGCAAATCCCGCAAATTGGGAGTGTTTGGCGAACTGACATTGATCACAAAGTAATGCCCATAGGAGTAAAGAGCGTCCAAGCATTTGATATAGTCACTCGCAGCATCTTCATTCGCCGTTTCTTTGTTCTTCCCGATATTGATCCCAATCGGAACCCCCGCCTGACGATAACTTGCCAGGTGTTTCGCCGCTTCTGCAGCACCATGGTTATTAAACCCCATCCGATTGATCACCGCTTGATCCGGTACAGAGCGGAACAAGCGCGGCTGCGGGTTTCCCGGCTGTCCGACAGGAGTGAGAGTTCCAACTTCGATGAAACCGAAGCCAATTGCCGCCAGCGCATGATACGCTTCTGCATTTTTGTCAAATCCGGCAGCAAGTCCAACGGGATTGGGGAAATGAATTCCCCAAACTTGACTGGATAATCGTTCATCATGAAATCCGTACTTCAAGCGTAAAAAAGTTTTACCGCCTGCCATGCGATCAACCATGTTCAACGCTGACACGGTACGTTCATGAGCCGCTTCGGGGTCTAATGCAAATAAGTACTTCCTTAACAACCGGTACATTAGTGAATGCTCCCAACCGAAAAATCGGGATTCCGCTCAACCTGATGGGTGCGAGAATGAGACTGTTTCTGCACCATGCCACCCAAAGGTCTTGTTGTAAATTTGATCGTGCGCAGCACTTCAAGCATGGCACGCGCCGTATCAAGCGATGTCAGACAGGGAATTCCATGTTCCACCGCTTCCCTCCGGATGCGGAAGCCGTCCCGCTGCGGTTCCTTTCCTTTTGTCAAGGTGTTGATTACCATGTGGGTCCGCCCCGCCCGGATCAGATCCACCAGATTCGGGGAACCCTCCGACAGTTTCTTTACCTGCCTCACCGGGATGCCATGCTGCCGCAGAAATTTGGCCGTTCCACCCGTTGCGGCAATCTTGAAACCAAGTTCAGCATAACCTTGAAGGATTTCCAATGCCTCTTGCTTGTCTTTGTCCGCAATGGTGGCGATGATCGTACCGGATTCCGGTATGCGGATGCCCCCTGCCAGCAGCCCTTTGTAGAGAGCCTTTGCGAAAGTCCGCTCGGAACCCATGACTTCCCCGGTGGATTTCATTTCCGGGCCAAGAGTGACATCTACCCGTCGCAGCTTGGCGAAGGAGAAGACCGGCACTTTGACCGATACTTCGTCCGCTTCCTGCCAAAGACCGTTCTCATATCCCATGTCGCCGAGTTTCTCCCCAAGAATCGCCCGGGTCGCCACATCCACCATGGGAACGCCGGTTACTTTGGACAGGAAGGGAACCGTACGGGAAGAACGCGGGTTGACTTCCAGCACATACACTTCGTCCCCATGCACCACATACTGAATGTTCAGGAGTCCCTTCACCCGCAAAGCACGGGCAATGCGAATCGTGTACTCGATAATTTGGTCCTTGATGGTTTCAGAAATTGACTGGGTCGGATAGACAGCGATGGAGTCACCGGAGTGAACTCCCGCCCTCTCCACATGTTCCATGATCCCTGGAATCAGTACGGTCTCTCCGTCCGAGATGGCGTCCACTTCGATTTCCTTCCCAATCAGGTAACGGTCAATCAGGACCGGGTGCTCGTCGCTGACCTTGACCGCATGGTTCATGTAGTGGAGCAGTTCCTCTTCGTTATACACAATCTCCATGGCCCGGCCGCCCAGTACGTAGGAGGGACGAACAACACAGGGATAGCCAAGAAAGCGCCCCGCTTCGATGGCAGCCTCTACCGTAAACACCGTTTTTCCCACCGGTCTCGGAATGTCCAGCTCGGTCAGCAGTTGGTCAAATTTTTCCCGGTCCTCTGCCCGGTCGATATCTTCCAGGGAAGTTCCGAGAATCCTGACCCCCCGCTTCGAAAGAGGGGCCGCCAGATTGATCGCCGTCTGGCCGCCAAACTGAACGATCACACCCTCCGGTTGCTCCCGTTCGATTACATGCATCACGTCCTCCACGTGGAGCGGCTCGAAGTACAGGCGATCCGACGTGTTAAAATCTGTGGATACCGTCTCCGGATTGTTGTTGATGATCACCGACTCATACCCGGCACTCTTCAGAGCCCAAACGGCATGCACGGAACAGTAGTCAAACTCGATTCCCTGTCCGATGCGAATGGGACCGGACCCGAGCACCAGCACTTTCTTGCGGTCGCTGTCAGCCACTTCGTCCTCTTGTTCGTATGCGGAGTAGTAATAGGGAGTTTGCGCCTCAAACTCCGCCGCGCAGGTATCCACCATTTTGTAAACAGGCCGGATTCCGTATGCATACCGTTGTTCGCGCACTTGCGACTCGGAGAGTCCCGTATAATGCGCCACGGTCTTGTCTGTCAATCCGATTTGCTTGGCATGGCGAAGCATACGCTCATCCAGCCGGCCACCGGACACATCTGCCTTGGACAAGGACTCGCAGAACCGGACGATGCCCTCGATCTTGTCCAGGAAAAAGGGGTCGATCCCGGTCAGGTCGTGCAGCTGCTCTACTGTATATCCCCTCTTAAACGCTTCTGCCAGCAGGAATAACCTTTCATCATCCGCCTGCACCAGGCGCTTCTCCAGTTCTTCTTTCGAAAGTCCGGAAGCCTCCGGAAGATCAAGGGAATCAAGACCGATCTCCAGGGAGCGGATCGCCTTTAGCAGGGAAGCTTCCAGAGAACGCTCAATCGCCATGACTTCGCCAGTTGCCTTCATTTGCGTCCCCAGTACCCGTTTGGCCGATACAAATTTATCAAAAGGCCAGCGGGGGATCTTGGTCACCACATAATCGAGCGCCGGTTCAAAGGCCGCATAGGTTCTTCCGGTGACAGGATTCAGAATCTCATCCAGCGTGTAGCCAATGGCTACCTTGGTCGCCACTTTCGCGATCGGGTACCCGGTGGCTTTCGATGCCAGCGCAGAGGAGCGGGAAACCCGGGGATTCACTTCGATTACATAGTATTGGAAAGAGTGGGGGTCGAGCGCAAACTGCACGTTGCAGCCCCCTTCAATTCCCAGAGCCCGGATAATCTTAAGGGACGCGGAACGGAGCATCTGGTATTCCTGGTCAGACAGCGTCTGGCTAGGCGCGACGACAATCGAATCCCCCGTGTGGATGCCAACCGGGTCAATATTCTCCATGTTGCAAACCACGATACAGTTATCGTTTCGATCCCGCATGACCTCGTACTCGATTTCCTTATATCCGGCAATGGACCGCTCAACCAGCACCTGGGTGATGGGAGACAGCGTCAGGCCAAGGGTGATGATTTCCTTGTACTGATCCCAATCGGTTGCAATTCCGCCGCCTGTTCCGCCAAGGGTATAGGCGGGACGTACAATGATGGGGAATCCGATCTCCTTTGCAAAGGATTCGGCCTCTTCCCAAGTAGTCACAATGGCGCTTTCCGGTACCGGTTCTCCCAATCGCTGCATGAGAGCCCGGAATTTTTCCCTGTCTTCCGCCATTTGAATCGAAGCCAGCTGGGTGCCAAGCAGTTCAACCTCTTCGTTGGCCAAGACCCCTTTCTCCGCAAGCTGAACGGTCAGGTTCAAGCCCGTCTGACCGCCAAGGGTAGCCAGGAGTCCATCGGGACGTTCCTGCCGGATGATCTGTGCCACAAACTCCACAGTCAGGGGTTCTATATATACACGATCGGCTATGTCAGGATCGGTCATGATGGTGGCCGGGTTGGAATTCACCAGCACGACTTCCAGACCTTCTTCTTTCAGCGCCTGACAGGCCTGCGTTCCTGCGTAATCAAACTCCGCCGCTTGTCCGATGACAATGGGGCCTGATCCTATCACAAGGATCTTCTTCAAATCAGTTCGTTTCGGCATGTTAGCTCCTCCTCCCCCCGTATGCGACAATTTCCTGAAACTGTTCGATCATGTCCATGAAGCGGTCGAACAGATAATCGGAATCATCCGGACCCGGCCGTGCTTCCGGATGGTATTGTACGGAGAACGCAGGATGGAACTTGTGCCGCACACCTTCCACCGTTCCGTCGTTCTGATTGAGATGTGTCAGCTCCAGGTCGGTTCCCGCCAGCGATTCCTTCATCACTTCATACTCATGATTCTGGGACGTGATGTAGACACGTCCGGTCAGCAAATCCTTGACCGGATGATTGGCCCCGTGATGGCCGAATTTCAGTTTCTTGGTCTTGGCTCCACACGCCAGAGACAGCAATTGATGACCCATACAGATGCCAAAAATCGGGACTCTGCCAAGCAATTCCCTGACCGTTTCCACGATATGCGGCAGTTCGGCGGGGTCGCCCGGCCCGTTTGACAGCATGACTCCGTGCGGCTTCATGGCAAAAATTTCTTCCGCCGAAGTATGGGCAGGCACCACTGTTACGTCACAGCCGCGAGTCAGCAGCGATCGCAGAACTCCCGCCTTCATTCCAAAGTCCATCGCTACAATCCTCGGACCCTCCCCCGGACAGCGATAAACGATAGGCGTTGTCACCCTCGCCACTTGATCCACCGGCAGGGAAGCCCGAAGGATTGCCTGGAGGTTCTCCAGCGGTGTATCCAATGTTGTCAGAACCGCACGCATGGTGCCTTTTTGCCGGATCTTCTTCACCAGGGATCGGGTGTCGACTCCGGAAATGCCGATAATCCCGTTCCTTTCGAGGTACTCCGACAACCTCCCCATATTCCGCCAATTGCTGGGGTGATCGGCTGCTTCCCGCACCACAAATCCGAAGGCATGTGGTTTGGATGATTCGGTATCGTCCACGTTCACGCCGTAGTTTCCGATCAGCGGATAGGTCATGGTTACGATCTGTCCGTAGTAAGACGGATCGGTGAGAATTTCCTGATATCCGGTCATTCCGGTATTGAACACGATCTCCCCAAAGGATTCTCCCTGTGCGCCGAATCCGGTTCCTTCGTAGATGGTTCCGTCTTCCAGAATCAATCGAGCTCGCATACTGTTCGCCCCCGTTCATTTTGAGTTTGTGCGGTCAAACGTAACTTTGCCGTCGCAAATCGTCAGAACCGGCCACCCTTTGGCACGCCACCCTGCAAACGGAGTATTCCGGCCTTTGGATGCAAAGGTGGCAGGGTCAATCACACGTTCTTCCTCAAGGTTCACTACGACCAAATCCGCCAATCCCCCTTCCGCAACCGTCCCTCCGGGCAGGTTGAACACTTCCGCCGGGGCGGTGGCCATTTTTTTCACCAGTTGCTGCAGGGTTAAAAGTTTGGCTTTCTCAACCAGTTCCGTGTAAAGCAGCGGAAATGCCGTTTCAAGTCCCACAAACCCGAAGGGCGCAACCTGGAATGCACGTCGTTTCTCTTCTTCCGAGTGGGGGGCATGGTCGGTGGCAATCATGTCGATGGTTCCGTCCAATAGCCCTTCCAGGCAGGCCAGACGATCCTTCTCCGTGCGCAGTGGAGGATTCACCTTCCAATTGGCGTCTGTACCGTCAATCCCCTCATCGGTCAAGAGCAGATGATGCGGCGTCACTTCGGCTGTAATTCGGATTCCACGGCCCTTTGCCCAACGTACCACGTCCACTGCGCTTGCATCGGAGATGTGGCAAACATGCAGATGAACACCGGTCAATTCGGCAAGCAATGCGTCACGGGCAACATGCACCGACTCGGCAACCCCCGGAATGCCCGGCAGTCCCAGTCGTTTGGATACGTCTCCCTCGTTCATGCAGCCTTTCCCTGACAGGGATTCATCCTCCGCATGGATAACTATGGGTAGGCCCAGTGCTTTCGCCCGTTCCATAGCGGAGCGCATCATGCCGCCGCTCTGAACCCCGACTCCGTCATCGGTGAAACCGACTGCTCCGGCTTCTTTCAAAGCTTCCATGTCGGTCAACTCCTCTCCCCGCTCGCCACGGGTGATGGCCGCATAAGGAAGTACTTTGCAGGAGCCTGTTTTGTTCGTTGTGTCGTAGATGTATCTCATCAATTCGGGATTGTCCAAAATCGGTTTGGTGTTGGGCATGCAGGCAATTGTGGTGAAACCGCCCGCCGCTGCCGACCGGGTTCCCGTCTCGATTGTTTCCTTATATTCGAGTCCGGGATCGCGCAGGTGTACGTGCATATCAATAAATCCCGGTACTATAACATTCCCGTTCAGTTCATGTACCTGGTGGCTTGCTGGATCGATGTCTTCGCCGATCCGGGAGATTCGGTCTCCCTCAACCAGTACATCGCGTGAATGAAGTTCGCCCGTCTCCAGGTCCAACAGTCTTCCGTTCTTAAGCAGGATTCCCATACCAAGCCACCCCTTCTTTTTTTGTCTATCCGATCAACTGATCCTTCATCTCCCGATTGTTGACCAATGTCATGCCTTTCCCAACGGCATTAGCAAGAAGCGCCATCCGCACATAGACCCCGTTTTCCGCTTGCCGGAAGTATGCGGCGCGGGGGTCGTTGTCGCACTCGGTTGCAATCTCGCCAGCCCGCGGCAGCGGATGCATCAGGATGCTTCTTTGTTTCATACTGTCGAGGAGTTCCCGATCCACGATGTACTTGCCTGCTGCCTTCTTGTATTCTTCCTCGGATGGAAAGCGTTCTCTCTGAACCCGAGTCTGGTAGAGAACATCCACAAGGCCTGCCACCCGCCTCAAGTCCGTATCCTCATGATACCGGACTCCTTTTTCAGCGAGATAATCCTTGACCGCCTGCGGGATGGGAGTATTCTCCGGAGCGGTGAACCAGATCGTCACGTCCCGGAAGTTGGCCAGGACATATGCCAGGGAGTGAACCGTTCTTCCATAGGTCAGGTCGCCAACCATTGCGATCGAAATCCCGTCGATCGAACCCAGTTCTTTCTGGATGGTATACAAGTCAAGCAGCGCCTGGGTCGGGTGTTCTCCCGCGCCGTCCCCCGCATTCAGAATGGGGACGGAGGAAATCCTGGCCGCTCTGGCAGCGGCTCCAATTTCGTAATGGCGCATCACAATCACGTCCGCGTAGGAAGAAATCACACGGATCGAATCCTCCAGAGTCTCCCCTTTGATCGCAGACGAAAACTGGGACGCGTTCTCGGTTGAAATCACGTGACCGCCCAGCCGCGTCATGGCTGTCTCAAAAGAGAAACGGGTCCGGGTGCTGGGCTCAAAGAAGAGAGAGGCCATCACCTTTCCTGTCAACAGATGGCTGCCGCCGCTGCGTGCCACTTGTTCCATCCCCTGTGCGGCCGCCATAATCGACTCCAATTGTGCCCGGTCAAACTGTTTGGCTCCCAATACATGACGGTTCATCGCTTACGTCCTCCTCCGGATACATACAGTATTATTATTCCTGAGCCTATCGGCTCTTAGCAAAAAAAGGCTCCCGCCCGAGGGCAGGAGCCGGTGCAAGTCGGGCTGGAGGCAGTATCTTCGCATCCGTGCCTGACTTTAAAGCTGCACCTTTCCTGTCTCACGGGACCGGTTTAAAGGTACTCGACTGTCTTATTCAGCTGGTTCTTCCTTCAGGTCCGGCAGAATCAGATTCAGCAGAATGCCCACAATCGTTGCCAGAGCCATGCTGTCGATCGTCAATTTCGCATTGTTGTTCAGTGCGATGTCAAAAGCCATATGGCCGACGCCCACCACCAGAATCACGCTGGAGATGATCAGGTTCCGCTTATTGCCGTAATTGATCCCCGACTCCACAAGCATTCTCAAACCTGCAGAGGCAATAATCCCGAATAGAAGGATGGAGATGCCTCCCATTACAGGCACCGGAATGGAGGAGATGAGGGCATTCAGCTTGCCAAGGAAGGCAAACAGGATGGCAAACACCGCCGCTCCACCGATTACCCATACGGAGTAGACCCGGGTAATCGCCATCACACCAATATTTTCACCGTAGGTTGTTGTAGGGGGACCTCCGATCAAAGCTGCCACCGATGTGGCCACACCATCTCCCAGCAAGGAGCGATGGAGACCCGGTTTTTCCATAAGATTGCGTCCCACAATATTCTCTGTCACCAGTAGGTGCCCGATGTGTTCGGCAATAGTCACCAGAGCAACAGGGGCTATCACAAGCGCTGCCGTCCAGGAGACTGTCGGGGTAGTGAATTCGGGAAGGGAGAAAACAGGTGCCGTATAAACCTTGGAGAGATCAACGACTCCTATGATGGCTGCAAACGCATACCCTCCGACAATTCCGATCAGGATCGGGATAACCCCGAGGAATCCCCGGAAGAAGGCCGATGCCAGAATCGCTATCACCAGAGCGACGAACGCCACAAGCAGGTTTTTCTTGGCCATGTCAACCGCAACATTGGCAAGCCCCAGACCGATCACGATCACAATGGAACCGACCACAACCGGCGGCATCAGTTTGTTCAGCCAACGGACCCCGAACCTGCCTACGATGGCCGCTACGACTATATACACGATCCCGGACAGCAGCGCGCCAAACATGGCTGCTCCCTTGCCCTGGGACTGGGATACCGCAATGATGGGACCGATAAATGCGAAGGAGGAACCGAGATATCCGGGAATCTGTCCCTTGGTCAGGACGATGTAGAGCAAGGTGCCAATGCCGCTGGTTAACAGGGCAACCGCCGGGTTTAGGCCGGTCAGGAAAGGAACAAGGACCGTAGCGCCAAACATGGCAAACAGATGTTGCAAGGACAGCGGAAGTGATTGCGCCAGGGGCAATTTTTCCTGAATGTCTACCACTCGTTGTTGTGCCATTGATGTCTCCTCCTCGGGTGCTTAAGCTCGTTCCAGCAGAACGACTTTGTCTTCCCCGTCTATTTCTTTTACTTGAACCGCCACCACTTCCGTCTGAGAGGTGGGAACATTTTTCCCCACATAATCCGGTCGGATGGGCAATTCCCTGTGGCCGCGGTCAATCAGCACCGCCAATTGAATCTGCTTGGGCCGCCCGAGGTCAATCAAGGCATCCAAAGCCGCGCGGACTGTCCTTCCAGTGTAGAGCACGTCATCCACCAGAATCACTTTCTTGTCTTTAATCGAAACCGGAATCTCATGACCGTGGATTTGGGGTTGTTCCGCTTTCTCTTTCAGATCGTCACGATACAGGGTGATATCGATGGAACCCACCGGAACCCGGGTGCCTTCGATGGCGTTAATCCGTTCACCCAGACGCTCGGCCAGGTGGATGCCCCGTGTCTTGATGCCTATCAACACAATGTCTTCGATTCCCTTGTTCTTCTCGACAATCTCGTGGGCAATCCGTGTCAATGCACGCCGGACTGCCTGTTCATCCAGAAGCTGCGTCTTAAAGGTCAGTTCCATTTGTTGCAATCACCCCTTTACGACAAGTGTTCACATGGAGAAGTTCCAGTATCCGGAAAGCAAAAAAGCTTCTTGCCCAGGCAGGCAAGAAGCTTCCCATCATCCGAATTTGACACAGGATGACACGATGTGACACGAACCGGACAGTCCGATTCGATCCACCAATATCCGCTCTCCTTACCGACCTCACGGGATCAGTTTAAAGGAACTCATTTGTCTTCAGTAGAATATCAGAGAATCATTTGCTGGTCAAGCGTCAAACTCTTCAA from Effusibacillus lacus harbors:
- the pyrF gene encoding orotidine-5'-phosphate decarboxylase — protein: MRNERLTERLYVALDFDFMDEALRMVDQLGDTLRSYKVGMQLFYKTGPVILERLHAEGCKVFLDLKFHDIPNTVAGAAKSATSLGVSMMNVHAAGGMEMMKRAKEASVAAAQATGAEPPLVIAVTQLTSTDQQTMNNQIGIPGTVEAAVIRYAKLAQAAGLDGVVASGHELPAIREACGEEFVTVIPGIRPKWAEANDQKRILTPADAMRAGAHRLVIGRPITHAADPRDAARRILEEMGEVLS
- a CDS encoding quinone-dependent dihydroorotate dehydrogenase — translated: MYRLLRKYLFALDPEAAHERTVSALNMVDRMAGGKTFLRLKYGFHDERLSSQVWGIHFPNPVGLAAGFDKNAEAYHALAAIGFGFIEVGTLTPVGQPGNPQPRLFRSVPDQAVINRMGFNNHGAAEAAKHLASYRQAGVPIGINIGKNKETANEDAASDYIKCLDALYSYGHYFVINVSSPNTPNLRDLQATENLRQLLRAIRTKANELERKGAGAKPILLKVAPDMTKEQMRDVVQAAVSEGISGLIATNTTLSREGLQSKAFAEQAGGLSGRPLTKRSTEWIREIYRHVGGQVPIIGVGGIFTGEDAYEKIRAGASLVQVYTGMIYEGPGIVKAINKRLLELMKRDGFTHITQVVGVDA
- the carB gene encoding carbamoyl-phosphate synthase large subunit gives rise to the protein MPKRTDLKKILVIGSGPIVIGQAAEFDYAGTQACQALKEEGLEVVLVNSNPATIMTDPDIADRVYIEPLTVEFVAQIIRQERPDGLLATLGGQTGLNLTVQLAEKGVLANEEVELLGTQLASIQMAEDREKFRALMQRLGEPVPESAIVTTWEEAESFAKEIGFPIIVRPAYTLGGTGGGIATDWDQYKEIITLGLTLSPITQVLVERSIAGYKEIEYEVMRDRNDNCIVVCNMENIDPVGIHTGDSIVVAPSQTLSDQEYQMLRSASLKIIRALGIEGGCNVQFALDPHSFQYYVIEVNPRVSRSSALASKATGYPIAKVATKVAIGYTLDEILNPVTGRTYAAFEPALDYVVTKIPRWPFDKFVSAKRVLGTQMKATGEVMAIERSLEASLLKAIRSLEIGLDSLDLPEASGLSKEELEKRLVQADDERLFLLAEAFKRGYTVEQLHDLTGIDPFFLDKIEGIVRFCESLSKADVSGGRLDERMLRHAKQIGLTDKTVAHYTGLSESQVREQRYAYGIRPVYKMVDTCAAEFEAQTPYYYSAYEQEDEVADSDRKKVLVLGSGPIRIGQGIEFDYCSVHAVWALKSAGYESVIINNNPETVSTDFNTSDRLYFEPLHVEDVMHVIEREQPEGVIVQFGGQTAINLAAPLSKRGVRILGTSLEDIDRAEDREKFDQLLTELDIPRPVGKTVFTVEAAIEAGRFLGYPCVVRPSYVLGGRAMEIVYNEEELLHYMNHAVKVSDEHPVLIDRYLIGKEIEVDAISDGETVLIPGIMEHVERAGVHSGDSIAVYPTQSISETIKDQIIEYTIRIARALRVKGLLNIQYVVHGDEVYVLEVNPRSSRTVPFLSKVTGVPMVDVATRAILGEKLGDMGYENGLWQEADEVSVKVPVFSFAKLRRVDVTLGPEMKSTGEVMGSERTFAKALYKGLLAGGIRIPESGTIIATIADKDKQEALEILQGYAELGFKIAATGGTAKFLRQHGIPVRQVKKLSEGSPNLVDLIRAGRTHMVINTLTKGKEPQRDGFRIRREAVEHGIPCLTSLDTARAMLEVLRTIKFTTRPLGGMVQKQSHSRTHQVERNPDFSVGSIH
- the carA gene encoding glutamine-hydrolyzing carbamoyl-phosphate synthase small subunit, which produces MRARLILEDGTIYEGTGFGAQGESFGEIVFNTGMTGYQEILTDPSYYGQIVTMTYPLIGNYGVNVDDTESSKPHAFGFVVREAADHPSNWRNMGRLSEYLERNGIIGISGVDTRSLVKKIRQKGTMRAVLTTLDTPLENLQAILRASLPVDQVARVTTPIVYRCPGEGPRIVAMDFGMKAGVLRSLLTRGCDVTVVPAHTSAEEIFAMKPHGVMLSNGPGDPAELPHIVETVRELLGRVPIFGICMGHQLLSLACGAKTKKLKFGHHGANHPVKDLLTGRVYITSQNHEYEVMKESLAGTDLELTHLNQNDGTVEGVRHKFHPAFSVQYHPEARPGPDDSDYLFDRFMDMIEQFQEIVAYGGRRS
- a CDS encoding dihydroorotase is translated as MGILLKNGRLLDLETGELHSRDVLVEGDRISRIGEDIDPASHQVHELNGNVIVPGFIDMHVHLRDPGLEYKETIETGTRSAAAGGFTTIACMPNTKPILDNPELMRYIYDTTNKTGSCKVLPYAAITRGERGEELTDMEALKEAGAVGFTDDGVGVQSGGMMRSAMERAKALGLPIVIHAEDESLSGKGCMNEGDVSKRLGLPGIPGVAESVHVARDALLAELTGVHLHVCHISDASAVDVVRWAKGRGIRITAEVTPHHLLLTDEGIDGTDANWKVNPPLRTEKDRLACLEGLLDGTIDMIATDHAPHSEEEKRRAFQVAPFGFVGLETAFPLLYTELVEKAKLLTLQQLVKKMATAPAEVFNLPGGTVAEGGLADLVVVNLEEERVIDPATFASKGRNTPFAGWRAKGWPVLTICDGKVTFDRTNSK
- the pyrB gene encoding aspartate carbamoyltransferase is translated as MNRHVLGAKQFDRAQLESIMAAAQGMEQVARSGGSHLLTGKVMASLFFEPSTRTRFSFETAMTRLGGHVISTENASQFSSAIKGETLEDSIRVISSYADVIVMRHYEIGAAARAARISSVPILNAGDGAGEHPTQALLDLYTIQKELGSIDGISIAMVGDLTYGRTVHSLAYVLANFRDVTIWFTAPENTPIPQAVKDYLAEKGVRYHEDTDLRRVAGLVDVLYQTRVQRERFPSEEEYKKAAGKYIVDRELLDSMKQRSILMHPLPRAGEIATECDNDPRAAYFRQAENGVYVRMALLANAVGKGMTLVNNREMKDQLIG
- the uraA gene encoding uracil permease: MAQQRVVDIQEKLPLAQSLPLSLQHLFAMFGATVLVPFLTGLNPAVALLTSGIGTLLYIVLTKGQIPGYLGSSFAFIGPIIAVSQSQGKGAAMFGALLSGIVYIVVAAIVGRFGVRWLNKLMPPVVVGSIVIVIGLGLANVAVDMAKKNLLVAFVALVIAILASAFFRGFLGVIPILIGIVGGYAFAAIIGVVDLSKVYTAPVFSLPEFTTPTVSWTAALVIAPVALVTIAEHIGHLLVTENIVGRNLMEKPGLHRSLLGDGVATSVAALIGGPPTTTYGENIGVMAITRVYSVWVIGGAAVFAILFAFLGKLNALISSIPVPVMGGISILLFGIIASAGLRMLVESGINYGNKRNLIISSVILVVGVGHMAFDIALNNNAKLTIDSMALATIVGILLNLILPDLKEEPAE
- the pyrR gene encoding bifunctional pyr operon transcriptional regulator/uracil phosphoribosyltransferase PyrR gives rise to the protein MELTFKTQLLDEQAVRRALTRIAHEIVEKNKGIEDIVLIGIKTRGIHLAERLGERINAIEGTRVPVGSIDITLYRDDLKEKAEQPQIHGHEIPVSIKDKKVILVDDVLYTGRTVRAALDALIDLGRPKQIQLAVLIDRGHRELPIRPDYVGKNVPTSQTEVVAVQVKEIDGEDKVVLLERA